A genomic segment from Nitratiruptor sp. YY08-10 encodes:
- a CDS encoding NADH-quinone oxidoreductase subunit B family protein — MAQHQVNYAANAGLPVALTTVDKLVNWGRTNSLWVLTYGLACCAIEMMASGASRYDFDRFGVIFRASPRQSDVMIVAGTLTKKHAEFIRRLYDQMAEPKWVISMGSCANTGGMFNTYATVQGVDRVIPVDIYLPGCAPRPETLQYAVMLLQKKLRKRSIFQKQKPKRLV, encoded by the coding sequence ATGGCACAGCATCAAGTAAATTACGCAGCAAATGCGGGATTGCCAGTTGCATTGACAACAGTGGACAAACTGGTCAACTGGGGACGAACAAACTCACTTTGGGTACTTACCTATGGATTGGCATGCTGTGCTATCGAGATGATGGCGAGTGGTGCGAGCCGATACGATTTTGACCGATTTGGTGTGATCTTTCGTGCAAGTCCGCGCCAATCAGATGTGATGATCGTTGCTGGGACGCTTACAAAAAAACATGCCGAATTTATCAGAAGACTCTATGATCAGATGGCGGAGCCAAAATGGGTTATCTCCATGGGAAGTTGTGCCAATACCGGTGGAATGTTTAATACATACGCAACGGTTCAGGGTGTGGACAGAGTGATCCCTGTAGACATCTACCTTCCCGGATGTGCACCACGTCCAGAGACACTGCAGTATGCTGTAATGCTTTTGCAGAAAAAACTTCGTAAACGATCTATCTTTCAAAAACAAAAACCAAAAAGGCTGGTGTGA
- a CDS encoding NADH-quinone oxidoreductase subunit C: MRPYRPKDNVQKKSYYTDRFWVAPRVPHEPVEDEVFQADLESLKKQIDVKDAYIERGQMVIIINAKDNVSTLKHLKEECGYDILSEMSAIDYLAKDGEFEIFYQLLAMSKRKRVRVKCRIKENEAIESVEPLFRSADWSEREMYDMFGIKVNNHPYLKRILMPEDWVGYPLRKTYPLHGDEAAQWYEVDKIFGKEYRDVIGPEQRDPAYVSTTDTCNFARIYHEVPRCADPNSEPERIESFNEDAPLVETFDLKKAKIVDKTR; this comes from the coding sequence ATGAGACCATACAGACCAAAAGACAATGTTCAAAAAAAATCATACTATACCGACCGATTCTGGGTGGCTCCAAGAGTTCCGCATGAGCCGGTAGAAGATGAGGTATTTCAAGCGGACTTGGAAAGCCTCAAAAAACAAATCGATGTTAAAGATGCCTACATCGAGAGAGGCCAGATGGTCATCATCATCAATGCAAAAGACAACGTATCAACACTCAAACATCTCAAAGAAGAGTGTGGGTATGATATCTTGAGCGAGATGAGTGCTATTGATTATTTGGCAAAAGATGGAGAGTTTGAGATCTTTTACCAACTGCTTGCAATGAGCAAAAGAAAGAGAGTTCGCGTCAAATGCCGTATCAAAGAGAATGAAGCAATCGAGAGCGTGGAACCTCTTTTTCGAAGTGCGGACTGGAGTGAACGAGAGATGTATGATATGTTTGGAATCAAAGTCAACAACCATCCATATCTCAAACGAATTTTGATGCCTGAAGATTGGGTAGGATACCCGCTTCGAAAAACATATCCGCTCCACGGAGATGAAGCGGCTCAATGGTATGAAGTGGATAAGATTTTTGGAAAAGAGTATCGAGATGTTATCGGTCCAGAGCAGAGAGACCCAGCATATGTGAGTACTACCGATACATGTAATTTTGCGCGCATTTATCACGAGGTGCCAAGATGTGCCGATCCAAACAGTGAGCCAGAACGTATAGAGAGTTTCAACGAAGATGCACCTTTGGTAGAGACATTTGATCTCAAAAAAGCAAAAATCGTAGATAAAACGAGATAA
- the nfo gene encoding deoxyribonuclease IV, with protein MAKFVGAHVSASGGVENAPKNAQNIGAKAFALFTKNQRQWKAKSLTQENIEKFDEHLECCGIEKKHILPHDSYLINLGHPEDEKRQKSLEAFLDEVHRCEQLGLDKLNFHPGSHLKKISEEECLDRIADAMNETLRQSSGVTLVIENTAGQGSNLGYKFEHLRYLIDKSIDKSRVGVCLDTAHMFAAGYDIRTKEAYDKTMQAFDEIVGFEYLKGMHINDSKAKFASRVDRHHSLGKGEIGLDVFRFIMNDPRLDDIPLILETIDDTIWDKEIELLYSFVE; from the coding sequence ATGGCTAAATTTGTTGGAGCACATGTAAGTGCAAGCGGAGGTGTGGAAAATGCACCAAAAAATGCACAAAATATCGGAGCAAAAGCTTTTGCACTTTTTACAAAAAATCAACGTCAATGGAAAGCAAAATCTCTTACACAAGAAAACATCGAAAAGTTTGATGAGCATCTGGAGTGTTGTGGTATTGAGAAAAAGCATATCTTGCCTCATGATAGCTATTTGATTAACCTTGGCCATCCGGAAGATGAGAAACGACAAAAAAGTTTGGAAGCTTTCTTGGATGAAGTTCATCGGTGTGAACAGCTGGGATTGGATAAACTCAACTTTCATCCAGGAAGCCATCTGAAAAAGATCAGTGAAGAGGAGTGTCTGGATAGGATTGCCGATGCGATGAACGAGACGCTTCGCCAAAGCAGCGGAGTGACACTGGTTATAGAAAATACAGCCGGACAGGGGAGCAATCTTGGTTACAAATTTGAACACTTGCGCTATTTGATTGATAAATCGATTGACAAATCCAGAGTTGGGGTTTGTTTGGATACAGCGCATATGTTTGCGGCTGGATACGATATCAGAACAAAAGAGGCGTATGATAAAACGATGCAAGCCTTTGATGAAATTGTAGGATTTGAGTATCTCAAAGGGATGCATATCAATGATTCCAAAGCCAAATTTGCTTCTCGTGTGGATAGGCATCATTCGCTTGGCAAAGGGGAGATAGGATTGGACGTTTTTCGTTTTATCATGAACGATCCAAGACTTGATGATATTCCTTTGATTTTGGAAACTATTGATGATACTATATGGGATAAAGAGATTGAACTTCTCTATTCATTTGTGGAGTGA
- a CDS encoding FAD-dependent oxidoreductase, with the protein MSKVYFSTWKDELIDNRGKPKEEWVESAFNFPVQYNTDIDSKAFIGWAGIALMSEDVDVVKLATEYAKQYQVYSEACGRCAPGRWGGRILYDLFDKIARGEGEKSDVDHLKEVSKTMMETSKCEIGRTVPKPLLDILEHFSDEIDELIQNKKPSKYYNNPEISYIAKVTAPCMDACPSHVDIPAYIEGVRDLRYDDSLMATRKTMPLAHTCGRVCPHPCEDECRRANLDEPISIMELKRIGADFEDEHGLFWLHPKKQKPLNGKKVAIIGAGPAGLAGAYYLALEGVACDVYEELPVLGGEVAVGVPQYRMPVEKYNKDIEAVASLEGVRFITGKRVTADDMRKFEKEYDAILIATGTRISKKVRAKNERDEIKGYWPAINFLDCINLYVKYGIPVPKEIQEKQHLNTDYVDLTGKTLVCVGGGFTSMDVVRCAVRANAKKVIMLYRRDEATIIRNTTYEEYHEAVEEGVEFIFYSAVEEIITDENDNLKALKVNRFELIPDPNGGRPQLKKIEGADFTIECDYLVPAVSQSADLSHLPEEWEIELTSWGTIKTDGKTYMSSKKGVFAAGDCEYGPMTIVNAVGQAKRAASVISRYVQTGEVTLTDEEIMEDHLRALKVYDKKEKITGWLPGLPRQVSEKLTVEERKSTQLEVNLGFTQEQAIAEAERCMRCYYIAMVAV; encoded by the coding sequence GTGAGTAAAGTATATTTTTCGACGTGGAAAGATGAGCTTATCGACAATCGGGGAAAACCGAAAGAAGAATGGGTAGAGTCTGCTTTCAACTTTCCAGTCCAGTACAATACCGATATTGATTCAAAAGCCTTTATCGGATGGGCCGGTATTGCGCTCATGAGCGAAGATGTAGATGTGGTCAAACTTGCGACAGAATACGCCAAACAGTACCAAGTCTACTCAGAAGCGTGCGGAAGATGCGCTCCAGGAAGATGGGGGGGACGGATTTTATACGATCTATTTGACAAGATTGCCAGAGGAGAAGGCGAGAAGAGTGACGTAGATCATCTCAAAGAGGTTTCCAAAACGATGATGGAAACCAGCAAATGTGAGATAGGTCGTACCGTTCCAAAGCCGCTTCTTGATATATTGGAGCATTTTTCCGATGAAATCGATGAGTTGATTCAAAATAAAAAACCTTCCAAATACTATAACAATCCTGAAATCAGCTACATAGCAAAAGTAACGGCTCCATGCATGGATGCCTGCCCGAGTCACGTGGATATTCCAGCGTATATTGAGGGAGTTCGGGATCTACGATATGACGACAGTTTAATGGCAACACGAAAAACGATGCCACTTGCACATACTTGTGGTCGAGTCTGCCCGCACCCGTGTGAAGATGAGTGTAGAAGGGCGAACCTGGATGAGCCGATCTCCATTATGGAATTGAAGCGAATCGGAGCTGATTTTGAGGATGAACATGGCCTTTTTTGGCTCCATCCTAAAAAACAAAAACCGCTCAATGGTAAAAAAGTTGCCATCATAGGAGCCGGTCCTGCTGGACTAGCGGGAGCCTATTATCTGGCTCTTGAAGGAGTGGCATGTGATGTGTATGAAGAGTTGCCGGTACTTGGTGGAGAAGTAGCTGTAGGTGTTCCACAGTATCGAATGCCGGTAGAAAAATACAATAAAGACATAGAAGCGGTCGCATCGCTCGAAGGGGTTCGCTTTATCACCGGTAAGCGGGTTACGGCAGATGATATGAGAAAATTTGAAAAAGAGTATGACGCTATTTTGATAGCGACAGGAACAAGAATTTCCAAAAAAGTTCGCGCAAAGAATGAGCGAGATGAGATCAAAGGGTATTGGCCAGCCATCAATTTCCTTGATTGTATCAACCTTTATGTCAAATATGGGATTCCTGTACCAAAAGAGATTCAAGAAAAACAGCATCTCAACACAGATTATGTGGATTTGACAGGAAAGACGCTGGTATGTGTTGGTGGGGGGTTTACCTCCATGGACGTGGTTCGATGTGCCGTACGGGCCAATGCAAAAAAAGTGATTATGCTCTATCGTCGGGATGAAGCAACTATCATTCGAAATACCACCTATGAAGAGTACCATGAAGCTGTGGAAGAGGGTGTGGAGTTTATTTTCTATTCTGCTGTTGAAGAGATTATTACCGATGAAAACGACAACTTGAAAGCATTGAAAGTCAACCGATTTGAACTTATTCCCGATCCAAACGGTGGTCGACCACAACTTAAAAAGATAGAGGGTGCAGATTTTACAATTGAATGTGATTATTTGGTACCTGCTGTGAGCCAAAGTGCAGATCTCTCTCATCTGCCTGAAGAGTGGGAGATAGAGCTGACAAGCTGGGGTACCATCAAAACGGATGGTAAAACCTATATGAGTTCAAAAAAAGGCGTTTTTGCAGCAGGAGACTGCGAATATGGTCCGATGACTATCGTCAATGCAGTAGGACAGGCTAAACGCGCAGCTAGTGTCATCAGTCGTTATGTTCAAACAGGTGAAGTGACTCTTACGGATGAAGAGATCATGGAAGATCATTTGAGAGCATTGAAAGTATATGACAAAAAAGAAAAGATTACAGGTTGGCTTCCCGGACTTCCAAGACAGGTGAGCGAAAAACTGACAGTTGAGGAGCGAAAATCCACTCAACTTGAAGTGAATCTTGGTTTTACCCAAGAGCAGGCGATTGCAGAGGCAGAGCGGTGTATGCGATGTTACTATATCGCTATGGTAGCGGTGTAA
- a CDS encoding NAD(P)H-quinone oxidoreductase subunit 3: protein MSHMNVAHPYFGAFLLFVITAVAFIATTTAARFVSRYLARLDTEKLKVAIYECGPEPDKQPNRISAQFYLIALLFILFDVEIIFMFPWAVDFKVLGWFGFAEMILFILLLAIGFIYAWKKGALEWHSIK from the coding sequence ATGAGTCATATGAATGTGGCGCATCCCTATTTTGGTGCGTTTTTGTTGTTTGTAATTACCGCAGTCGCTTTCATTGCTACCACGACGGCAGCCAGATTTGTCAGTCGTTATCTTGCAAGACTCGATACGGAAAAGCTCAAAGTGGCTATTTATGAGTGTGGTCCTGAGCCGGATAAGCAGCCAAACAGGATTTCTGCACAGTTTTACCTAATAGCATTACTCTTTATCCTTTTTGATGTTGAGATTATTTTTATGTTTCCTTGGGCAGTGGATTTTAAAGTTCTTGGATGGTTCGGTTTTGCAGAGATGATTCTATTTATCTTGCTACTTGCAATCGGTTTTATTTACGCTTGGAAGAAAGGAGCATTGGAATGGCACAGCATCAAGTAA
- a CDS encoding Mut7-C RNAse domain-containing protein, translated as MDCRGFVADVHLAKLAKYLRLLGFDTLYFNTIEDNELLHIAKEQNRLILSKDKRLCKRDSKRCLLINAKELDMQVKEVLRRCPDLACKPFSRCLVDNTPLEPIEKEKILDRLPPKVKKYYTDFWICPTCGRIYWHGSHFEKMKRFIEQVCG; from the coding sequence ATGGATTGTCGGGGATTTGTAGCCGATGTGCATTTGGCAAAACTTGCCAAATATCTAAGACTTCTTGGGTTTGATACCCTCTATTTTAATACAATTGAAGATAATGAGCTGCTTCATATTGCCAAAGAGCAAAATCGCCTTATTCTCTCAAAAGACAAAAGACTTTGCAAAAGAGATTCAAAACGCTGCCTTTTGATAAATGCTAAAGAGCTGGATATGCAGGTAAAAGAGGTTTTGCGACGATGCCCTGATCTTGCGTGCAAACCTTTTAGCAGATGCCTTGTGGATAACACGCCTTTAGAGCCTATCGAAAAAGAGAAAATTCTTGATAGACTGCCTCCAAAAGTGAAAAAATACTATACAGATTTTTGGATCTGTCCAACATGTGGACGGATCTACTGGCATGGAAGCCATTTTGAAAAGATGAAAAGGTTCATAGAGCAGGTATGTGGCTAA
- a CDS encoding NADH-ubiquinone oxidoreductase subunit E family protein has product MVRYDLRHLHENFYDRMLELLDKEVKSGEVAIFLFEVVVNGKENFEAVQKSADVIKEAGYELLNSLKFNEVDWTIVVRKK; this is encoded by the coding sequence ATGGTACGATATGATCTAAGACATTTGCATGAAAATTTTTATGACAGAATGTTGGAGCTTTTGGATAAAGAGGTCAAAAGTGGCGAAGTAGCCATCTTTTTGTTTGAGGTAGTCGTTAACGGCAAAGAGAATTTTGAAGCGGTACAAAAGAGTGCCGATGTTATCAAAGAGGCCGGATATGAACTATTAAACTCACTCAAGTTCAATGAAGTGGACTGGACAATCGTTGTACGAAAGAAATAG
- the nuoD gene encoding NADH dehydrogenase (quinone) subunit D → MQQRNRLEPYFENLVFDRDDNKMVINFGPQHPSAHGQLRLILEMDGEQITKAVPDIGYLHRGMEKMGENMIYNEFLPTTDRMDYIAATSNNYAFALAVERLLGIEDKVPRRAKVIRMILLELNRIISHLFWLATHALDVGAMSVFLYCFREREYAMDLIEDYCGARLTHSSVRIGGVPLDIPEGWLDRLNVYLNNLPDQIKLYEGLLTENRIWRMRLENVGVVPPEMAKQWACSGIMLRGSGIEYDIRKEEPYELYDEVDFDIPVSDRCDSYGRYLLYMEEMRQSIRIIRQLIPMYKETEPQLMAHAPEYISAHKEDIMTQNYSLMQHFVLVTQGMRPPVGEVYVPTESPKGELGFFIRSEGEPYPYRLKIRAPSFWHTGILQDLLPGHYLADVVTIIGSTNIVFGEIDR, encoded by the coding sequence ATGCAACAAAGAAACAGATTAGAGCCATATTTTGAAAACCTTGTTTTTGATCGTGACGATAACAAGATGGTGATCAACTTCGGTCCACAGCATCCATCTGCTCACGGTCAGCTTCGACTCATCCTTGAAATGGATGGGGAACAGATTACAAAGGCGGTTCCTGATATCGGGTATCTACACCGTGGAATGGAGAAGATGGGCGAAAATATGATCTATAATGAATTTTTGCCTACAACGGACCGAATGGACTATATCGCTGCCACATCCAACAACTACGCTTTTGCTTTGGCGGTTGAGCGACTCCTTGGCATCGAAGACAAGGTACCTAGACGGGCAAAAGTGATTCGTATGATTTTGCTTGAACTTAACCGAATCATTTCCCACCTTTTCTGGCTGGCGACACACGCTCTGGATGTTGGCGCTATGAGTGTCTTTTTATACTGTTTCAGAGAGCGTGAGTATGCAATGGATTTGATCGAAGATTACTGTGGAGCAAGATTGACACACAGCTCTGTCCGAATCGGCGGTGTGCCGTTAGATATTCCAGAGGGGTGGCTCGATAGACTCAATGTCTATTTGAACAACTTGCCAGATCAGATCAAGCTCTATGAGGGGCTTTTGACAGAAAATAGAATCTGGAGAATGCGTCTTGAAAATGTAGGTGTCGTTCCACCAGAAATGGCTAAGCAGTGGGCATGTAGTGGAATTATGCTACGAGGCAGCGGCATTGAGTATGACATCCGAAAAGAGGAGCCGTATGAGCTTTATGATGAGGTCGATTTTGATATTCCGGTAAGTGACCGGTGTGACAGTTATGGCCGTTACCTTCTTTATATGGAAGAGATGAGACAATCTATTCGAATTATTAGACAGCTTATTCCAATGTACAAAGAGACAGAGCCACAACTTATGGCTCATGCTCCTGAATATATCAGTGCGCACAAAGAGGATATCATGACACAAAACTACTCTTTGATGCAGCACTTTGTTTTGGTGACGCAAGGAATGCGACCACCAGTTGGAGAAGTGTACGTTCCAACAGAATCGCCAAAAGGCGAGCTTGGATTTTTCATTCGAAGCGAAGGAGAGCCATATCCATATAGGCTCAAAATCAGAGCACCAAGCTTTTGGCATACGGGTATTTTGCAAGATCTATTGCCGGGACACTATCTCGCAGACGTTGTAACGATTATTGGTTCAACCAATATCGTTTTTGGTGAGATCGACAGATAA
- a CDS encoding ATP-binding protein, translating into MELLRDFIETKKVEKSKIFPHLKCSAEEAKILQLLTKKYISGIDEVNVYDLLSELYGEDSYLYLEKLDLIKKLFDLGWLVQGGFGALKSNDYTKLELLHTDVALSVPFLRLLEEGNVELALPDIKPYNDHLDYFQDQFFRIELYQKIVQARQNYSTDAPTINRLKNKINLLETRIQERLQVTKNEIVVEELFKEYDLSPKERIIFLALLKEEYAGTEGGLREMNALIDLISFNEYERIENRTLLEESSKLVSSGLIDYDEILTPFGGLSRSFFIVEDVMQRIIHPDKKRNKKIKLQNLIKDQDIFELIEPKTTLDDVVLHPQTRKTLDSLLNQMDKRVAERLKKWGIKPKRKGIDARIIFYGPPGTGKTLTALSLAKSLKKQVLSFDCSKILSMYVGESEKNVRKIFDTYKELSSKAKTEPVLLLNEADQFLSARTQGPGSSADKMHNQMQNIFLEQIENFEGVLIATTNLLETIDPAFSRRFNYKIEFKKPNFKERVRLWEMMLPKNAEFEEGFDIEKLASYELTGGQINIVIKNTAYKVAVKENPVFTLKDFVEEIEKEKVSAFGDEKSLGFLK; encoded by the coding sequence ATGGAACTGTTGCGTGATTTCATTGAAACAAAAAAGGTTGAAAAGAGTAAGATCTTTCCTCATCTCAAATGCAGTGCAGAAGAGGCGAAAATTTTACAGCTTTTAACCAAAAAATATATCAGCGGCATTGATGAAGTCAATGTGTATGATCTTTTGAGCGAACTGTATGGAGAAGATAGCTATCTCTATTTAGAAAAACTCGATCTCATCAAGAAACTGTTCGATCTTGGCTGGCTTGTACAGGGTGGTTTTGGGGCGCTCAAAAGCAACGACTATACGAAACTGGAGCTATTACATACCGATGTGGCATTGAGTGTGCCGTTTTTGAGACTGCTTGAAGAGGGAAACGTAGAGCTTGCTTTGCCTGACATTAAGCCTTACAACGATCATTTGGACTATTTTCAAGATCAATTTTTTCGTATAGAGCTCTATCAAAAGATTGTGCAGGCACGACAAAATTATAGTACTGATGCGCCGACAATCAACCGTTTGAAAAATAAGATCAATCTTTTGGAGACAAGAATACAGGAGCGATTGCAGGTTACCAAAAACGAAATCGTTGTAGAGGAGCTTTTCAAAGAGTATGATCTTTCACCAAAAGAGCGGATTATCTTTTTGGCTCTTTTGAAGGAGGAGTATGCAGGAACCGAAGGGGGACTTCGGGAGATGAATGCACTCATTGATCTGATCAGTTTCAACGAGTACGAAAGAATTGAAAATAGAACGCTTTTGGAGGAGAGCTCCAAGCTTGTTTCATCGGGACTCATTGATTATGACGAGATTTTGACTCCTTTTGGTGGTCTTTCACGGAGCTTTTTCATCGTTGAAGATGTGATGCAGCGCATCATTCATCCAGACAAGAAGCGAAACAAAAAGATAAAACTTCAAAATTTGATCAAAGATCAAGACATTTTTGAACTGATTGAGCCAAAAACGACCCTGGATGACGTGGTGCTGCATCCTCAAACAAGAAAAACGCTCGATAGTCTTTTAAATCAAATGGATAAGCGTGTAGCAGAAAGACTCAAAAAATGGGGAATCAAACCAAAACGAAAAGGGATCGATGCCAGAATCATTTTTTACGGACCTCCAGGAACCGGAAAAACGCTGACAGCCCTTTCGTTGGCAAAGTCTCTTAAGAAACAGGTACTCAGTTTTGACTGCTCAAAAATATTGTCCATGTATGTAGGTGAGAGTGAGAAAAATGTAAGGAAAATTTTTGATACCTATAAAGAGTTGAGCTCCAAGGCAAAAACGGAGCCGGTCCTTTTGCTCAATGAAGCGGATCAGTTTCTGAGTGCGAGAACGCAAGGACCCGGAAGCAGTGCAGATAAGATGCACAACCAGATGCAAAATATCTTTTTGGAGCAGATCGAAAATTTTGAGGGAGTACTCATTGCTACGACCAATCTTCTTGAAACGATCGATCCGGCTTTTTCTAGACGATTCAACTATAAAATAGAATTTAAAAAACCAAATTTCAAAGAAAGAGTCCGTCTTTGGGAGATGATGCTTCCCAAAAATGCCGAATTTGAAGAGGGATTCGATATCGAAAAACTGGCCTCTTATGAATTGACAGGCGGTCAGATCAATATCGTCATCAAAAATACGGCCTATAAAGTAGCTGTCAAGGAGAATCCCGTTTTTACTTTGAAAGATTTTGTGGAAGAGATTGAAAAAGAGAAGGTAAGTGCCTTTGGAGATGAGAAATCTCTGGGGTTTTTAAAATAG
- the tviB gene encoding Vi polysaccharide biosynthesis UDP-N-acetylglucosamine C-6 dehydrogenase TviB, which translates to MTLCIIGLGYVGLPLAVEFGKKYETIGFDINAKRIEELKQGIDRTLEVSEKELKEAKNLFFTTSIEDIKKANIYIVTVPTPIDTHKNPDLTPLVMASRTVGRVLKKGDIVIYESTVFPGCTEEVCVPELERESGLKFNKDFFCGYSPERINPGDKEHRLPNIKKVTSGSTPEIAKKVDALYKSIITAGTHLAPSIKVAEAAKVIENAQRDINIAFVNELALIFDKLGIDTLDVLEAAGTKWNFLPFRPGLVGGHCIGVDPYYLAYKAKEVGYHPQIILAGRRTNDEMGVFVANKVVKLLIHKGHKVKGSKALVLGITFKENCPDIRNSRVIDVIQELQDFGINVNVYDPWADKEEVQREYGIKLLEKSPEFNNYDAIILAVAHDQFKQLDFSKRPEESVVYDIKGVLPKEVVDKRL; encoded by the coding sequence ATGACCCTTTGCATCATCGGCCTCGGCTACGTAGGCTTACCATTAGCCGTAGAGTTTGGCAAAAAGTATGAGACAATCGGATTTGATATCAACGCCAAAAGAATCGAAGAGCTCAAACAAGGAATCGATAGAACACTGGAAGTGAGTGAAAAAGAACTCAAAGAAGCAAAAAATCTCTTCTTCACAACTTCTATCGAAGATATCAAAAAAGCAAATATCTATATCGTTACCGTCCCAACACCTATCGATACACACAAAAATCCAGACCTCACTCCTCTTGTCATGGCTTCAAGAACTGTTGGAAGAGTTCTTAAAAAAGGTGATATCGTTATCTATGAAAGCACCGTCTTTCCAGGATGTACCGAAGAGGTATGCGTTCCAGAACTAGAGCGCGAAAGCGGATTGAAATTTAATAAAGACTTCTTCTGTGGCTATTCCCCTGAACGCATCAATCCAGGAGATAAGGAGCATCGTCTACCAAATATCAAAAAAGTGACTTCTGGCAGCACTCCTGAAATTGCAAAAAAAGTGGATGCACTCTATAAAAGCATCATCACAGCTGGCACTCATCTAGCACCCAGCATTAAAGTAGCAGAGGCTGCAAAAGTGATAGAAAATGCCCAAAGAGATATCAATATCGCTTTTGTCAATGAACTGGCACTCATCTTTGATAAACTGGGCATCGATACACTCGATGTGTTAGAAGCAGCTGGAACCAAATGGAATTTCTTGCCATTTAGGCCAGGGCTTGTTGGAGGACACTGTATTGGAGTAGATCCATACTATTTGGCCTATAAAGCAAAAGAGGTGGGATACCATCCACAAATCATCTTGGCTGGCCGAAGAACCAATGATGAGATGGGTGTCTTTGTAGCCAATAAGGTGGTGAAACTGCTTATCCATAAAGGGCATAAAGTCAAAGGAAGCAAAGCACTAGTACTTGGTATCACTTTTAAAGAGAACTGTCCGGATATCAGAAATAGTAGAGTTATTGATGTAATACAAGAACTCCAAGATTTTGGAATAAATGTAAATGTATATGATCCATGGGCGGATAAAGAGGAAGTACAAAGAGAGTATGGCATCAAGCTTTTGGAAAAAAGTCCAGAGTTTAACAACTATGATGCTATCATTTTAGCTGTGGCGCATGATCAGTTTAAGCAGCTTGATTTTTCAAAGAGGCCTGAAGAAAGTGTGGTCTATGATATTAAAGGGGTGCTTCCAAAAGAAGTGGTAGATAAAAGGCTTTAG
- a CDS encoding metallophosphoesterase produces the protein MRRLIIYGDIHGCLDELKKLREKLRISKGDEEYCVGDLINKGPYSLETLRYVRKENIQCVRGNHEDKLLRYHHHEMERITTSKPNPMHLSQKELEVYRSMEQEDFLFLQSFPLFIQKKRLTIIHAGVLPSTNLYALDKKEAAKVMRVRYLDEKGNFVVLERSDPKKHFWWSSLYDGRFGYIVYGHQPFLTPRVDRFSFGIDTGAVYGNRLTAIVFEQKDEVLIESYRFVSVDAKAYAKKGKAWIVGDL, from the coding sequence ATGAGGCGGCTCATTATCTATGGGGATATCCATGGTTGTTTGGATGAGCTAAAAAAGCTAAGAGAAAAGCTTCGTATCAGCAAAGGTGATGAAGAGTATTGTGTTGGTGATCTTATCAATAAAGGACCATACTCTTTAGAGACACTTCGTTACGTAAGAAAAGAAAATATCCAATGTGTGCGTGGTAATCATGAGGATAAATTGTTACGATACCATCACCATGAAATGGAACGCATAACCACATCAAAGCCAAATCCTATGCATCTGTCGCAAAAAGAGCTCGAAGTGTATCGTTCGATGGAACAAGAGGATTTTTTGTTTTTACAATCATTTCCTCTTTTTATCCAAAAAAAGAGGCTTACCATCATTCATGCAGGCGTACTTCCCTCAACCAATCTGTATGCGCTTGATAAAAAAGAGGCTGCCAAAGTGATGCGGGTTCGATATCTTGATGAAAAAGGGAATTTTGTTGTACTTGAAAGAAGTGATCCCAAAAAACATTTTTGGTGGAGCAGTTTGTATGATGGCCGGTTTGGATATATCGTCTATGGGCATCAGCCCTTTTTGACTCCAAGAGTAGATCGTTTCAGCTTTGGGATCGATACGGGAGCCGTGTATGGAAATAGACTTACTGCAATTGTTTTTGAACAAAAGGATGAGGTATTGATAGAGAGCTACCGTTTTGTATCGGTGGATGCAAAAGCGTATGCAAAAAAAGGAAAAGCATGGATTGTCGGGGATTTGTAG